A genome region from Cognatishimia activa includes the following:
- the mnmD gene encoding tRNA (5-methylaminomethyl-2-thiouridine)(34)-methyltransferase MnmD → MSNQSAELIWRDGTIPVSTRFDDPYFSLENGLNETRHVFLDGNDLPARFVEGFHIAELGFGSGLNLLAVWQAWEASGMETPLSFTSFEAFPMSATEMRRAHEAFPELAPFAARLSAAWEKDPTLATLDGIEARVILGDARETLAQQDWQADAWFLDGFSPAKNPELWDADLMQTVGDHTKTGGTCATYTAAGFVRRGLEDAGFAIERVPGFGRKRHMTVGVKG, encoded by the coding sequence ATGAGCAACCAGAGTGCAGAGCTGATCTGGCGCGATGGCACGATCCCCGTGTCGACGCGGTTTGATGATCCCTATTTCAGTTTGGAAAACGGGTTGAATGAAACGCGCCATGTGTTTCTGGATGGCAATGATCTGCCCGCACGGTTTGTTGAGGGGTTTCATATTGCCGAGTTGGGTTTCGGCTCTGGCTTGAACCTCTTGGCGGTCTGGCAAGCGTGGGAAGCCTCGGGCATGGAGACACCGCTAAGCTTCACAAGCTTTGAAGCCTTTCCAATGAGCGCAACAGAGATGCGCCGCGCGCATGAGGCCTTTCCCGAGCTCGCGCCCTTTGCCGCGCGGCTCTCTGCAGCTTGGGAAAAGGATCCGACGCTTGCGACGCTCGATGGGATTGAGGCACGCGTGATCCTGGGTGATGCGCGCGAGACCTTGGCGCAGCAAGATTGGCAGGCGGATGCGTGGTTTTTAGACGGGTTTTCGCCTGCCAAGAATCCAGAACTTTGGGATGCGGACCTGATGCAAACTGTCGGGGATCACACAAAAACGGGCGGAACCTGCGCGACCTATACTGCGGCGGGTTTTGTGCGACGGGGGCTTGAAGATGCAGGCTTTGCCATCGAGCGCGTTCCGGGGTTCGGGCGTAAGCGGCATATGACCGTCGGCGTGAAAGGATAA
- a CDS encoding OmpA family protein has protein sequence MARARLSLALAAGAALTLSACTDPQYAGIERDNTRQGATIGAILGGAIGAITADDKVGGTVRGAAIGAGIGAIAGDILDRQEADLRRDLDNSDVDITNTGDRLIVTMPNNILFATDSYTVRADLQRDLRSVASNLLAYPNSTIQVIGHTDNEGDATYNQTLSERRANAVADVLMAEGVPFGRIDAIGRGESQPVTSNLTPEGRAQNRRVEIVILPTAG, from the coding sequence ATGGCTCGAGCAAGACTTTCACTGGCATTGGCCGCTGGCGCAGCACTGACGCTCAGCGCTTGTACAGATCCTCAATACGCGGGCATTGAACGCGACAATACACGCCAGGGCGCGACCATCGGTGCGATCCTCGGCGGCGCTATCGGCGCGATCACCGCGGATGACAAAGTCGGCGGCACCGTGCGTGGCGCAGCGATTGGCGCGGGCATCGGCGCAATTGCAGGCGATATTCTGGACCGCCAAGAAGCAGACCTGCGTCGCGATCTGGACAATTCCGACGTCGATATCACCAACACGGGTGACCGCCTGATCGTGACGATGCCGAACAACATTCTTTTTGCCACCGACAGCTATACCGTACGCGCCGATTTGCAGCGCGACCTGCGGTCCGTCGCAAGCAACCTCTTGGCCTATCCGAACTCTACCATTCAGGTCATCGGCCACACCGACAACGAAGGGGATGCGACCTATAACCAGACTTTGTCTGAGCGTCGTGCAAACGCGGTCGCTGATGTCTTGATGGCCGAGGGCGTCCCATTCGGCCGGATCGACGCGATTGGCCGCGGAGAAAGCCAGCCGGTGACATCGAACCTCACACCAGAGGGCCGCGCGCAGAACCGCCGCGTTGAGATTGTGATCCTGCCGACAGCAGGCTAA
- a CDS encoding DMT family transporter: protein MAQASNRLGILLMCLTTFVFAMQDGISRFLAEEYNLFLVIMIRYWFFAAFVLVLAQRAAGIRKMARTKFPLMQIFRGALLAAEIIVTVLAFTLLGLTETHAIFVCYPLMIAALSGPILGEKVGWRRWAAIGAGLVGVLIILQPGVGVFSPLATVPLLGAAMFAVYGLATRYVAREDDAMTSFFYTGVVGCVVMTAIGVFHWEVMTGTHLIWMAILCCSGVFGHWLLIKTYEVAEASAVQPFAYLQLPFAASLGILAFGETLRINVAVGAAIVVGAGLFTLWRERVSSD, encoded by the coding sequence ATGGCGCAAGCGTCCAACCGTCTTGGTATCCTTCTCATGTGCTTGACGACCTTCGTCTTTGCCATGCAGGACGGGATTTCGCGGTTTCTGGCGGAAGAATACAACCTCTTTCTCGTGATCATGATCCGCTATTGGTTCTTTGCCGCCTTCGTTCTGGTGTTGGCTCAGCGCGCAGCGGGTATCCGCAAGATGGCCCGCACGAAGTTCCCCCTGATGCAGATCTTTCGCGGCGCGCTTTTGGCCGCCGAGATTATCGTGACCGTCTTGGCCTTTACCCTGCTCGGCCTCACCGAGACCCATGCGATCTTTGTCTGCTATCCTCTGATGATCGCCGCCCTGTCTGGTCCAATTCTGGGCGAAAAGGTCGGCTGGCGCAGATGGGCGGCGATTGGCGCGGGCCTCGTGGGCGTTCTCATCATTCTGCAACCCGGCGTGGGTGTATTCTCTCCACTTGCCACGGTGCCTTTGCTGGGGGCTGCCATGTTCGCGGTTTATGGATTGGCGACGCGGTATGTCGCGCGCGAAGACGATGCGATGACGAGCTTTTTCTATACAGGCGTTGTGGGCTGCGTCGTGATGACGGCGATTGGCGTGTTTCACTGGGAAGTCATGACGGGCACACATTTGATCTGGATGGCGATCCTCTGTTGCAGCGGTGTCTTTGGACATTGGCTGTTGATCAAGACCTATGAGGTGGCAGAGGCCAGCGCTGTGCAGCCTTTTGCCTATTTACAACTGCCCTTTGCGGCCTCACTCGGGATCCTCGCATTCGGGGAAACGCTGCGCATCAACGTCGCCGTAGGTGCGGCGATTGTCGTGGGCGCGGGGTTGTTTACCCTGTGGCGCGAACGGGTGTCGTCGGACTAA
- a CDS encoding bifunctional helix-turn-helix domain-containing protein/methylated-DNA--[protein]-cysteine S-methyltransferase, producing MSDMEQSYHYGVMRRAIEMIDQGQDALSLEELAAAQGMSPAHFQRQFSKWAGISPKRFQQYLTLGHAKSLLHERFTTLDTAHSLGLSGTGRLHDLFLRWEAMSPGEYAQKGAGLVISFGWFEGPFGETLVMGTSKGICGVAFASETGRDNTYADLTSRWPNAEFVEDPDMLSPWIANVFGTSKGETPLLLIGTPLQIKVWEALMRIPSGQVTTYSEIAHAVGSPKAVRAVGTAIGKNPISWIIPCHRALRKSGGLGGYHWGLPVKRAMLAYEAAQSESLAQAS from the coding sequence ATGAGCGATATGGAACAAAGCTACCACTATGGCGTCATGCGCCGGGCGATCGAGATGATCGATCAGGGGCAGGACGCGCTTTCCCTCGAAGAGCTGGCGGCCGCGCAAGGCATGAGCCCCGCGCATTTCCAGCGTCAGTTTTCCAAATGGGCTGGGATTTCGCCAAAACGTTTTCAACAATATCTCACGCTCGGGCATGCGAAATCGCTTTTGCACGAGCGCTTCACCACATTGGACACCGCCCATTCGCTTGGCCTTTCGGGCACCGGGCGCCTGCACGATCTTTTCCTCAGATGGGAAGCCATGAGCCCCGGCGAATACGCCCAAAAAGGTGCGGGTCTTGTGATCTCATTTGGCTGGTTTGAAGGCCCCTTTGGCGAAACCCTTGTCATGGGGACATCTAAAGGCATTTGCGGCGTGGCTTTCGCCTCCGAAACCGGTCGAGACAACACATACGCCGATTTGACCTCCCGCTGGCCCAACGCTGAGTTTGTCGAAGATCCAGACATGCTGTCCCCCTGGATCGCCAATGTCTTTGGCACATCAAAAGGCGAAACACCGCTACTGCTCATCGGCACACCCTTGCAGATTAAGGTTTGGGAGGCTCTGATGCGCATCCCTTCGGGGCAAGTCACAACCTATTCCGAGATCGCGCATGCGGTCGGCTCGCCCAAAGCGGTGCGGGCTGTTGGAACGGCGATTGGGAAAAACCCGATCAGTTGGATCATCCCCTGCCACCGAGCGCTTCGGAAATCGGGCGGCCTTGGCGGCTATCACTGGGGCTTGCCGGTCAAACGCGCCATGCTGGCCTATGAGGCCGCGCAGTCTGAAAGCCTGGCTCAGGCATCTTAG
- a CDS encoding NADPH-dependent FMN reductase produces the protein MATKILGISGSLRKDSVNSKLIREAARLYGECEFLEADLNIPLYDGDLEDEHGLPDVVETLVSQIADADAVIISTPEYNGGITGVLKNALDWVSRAKPSPWAGKPVAVMSAAAGRAGGVRAQTMLRTCMTPFSVRIAAAPEVGIASAGSEFDDEGRLVSERYQASVERLMRALEVEIRG, from the coding sequence ATGGCAACTAAGATATTGGGCATCTCGGGTTCCCTTCGCAAAGACTCGGTCAACAGCAAGCTCATCCGTGAGGCCGCGCGCTTGTACGGCGAGTGTGAGTTTCTGGAAGCCGACCTCAATATCCCGCTCTACGACGGAGACCTTGAGGACGAGCACGGTCTGCCTGACGTGGTGGAGACACTGGTGTCTCAAATTGCGGACGCTGACGCGGTCATTATCTCGACGCCTGAATACAACGGCGGCATAACCGGCGTTCTGAAAAACGCGCTCGATTGGGTGAGCCGCGCAAAACCGTCCCCTTGGGCGGGTAAACCTGTGGCGGTCATGAGTGCTGCTGCTGGCCGCGCCGGAGGCGTGCGCGCGCAAACCATGCTGCGTACCTGTATGACACCTTTCAGCGTGCGCATCGCAGCAGCGCCGGAAGTCGGCATTGCCTCGGCGGGATCAGAATTTGACGATGAAGGTCGCTTGGTGTCAGAGCGATATCAGGCGTCGGTGGAACGCCTCATGCGGGCTTTGGAAGTCGAAATCAGAGGATAG
- a CDS encoding NAD(P)/FAD-dependent oxidoreductase, translated as MVDVTVYGAGIFGLSVAWSCVKLGAKVQVIDPNVVAAGSSGGIVGALAPHTPENWNDKKEFQFQSLIMAEDYWADIAEVSGQSPGYARSGRLQPIADQRAHDLALKRQQGAAELWRGKAIWEIKLAADFEDWCPLSPTDFVILDTLSARIHPRQACEALAAALRAKGVEISPDGAPKGHIVWATGWRGLLELSEETERPIGNGVKGQAILLELDRADLPQLFADALHVIPHADGTVAIGSTSERDFEDPNATDAQLEEIYQRVITAVPALRNAPILARWAGVRPRAKSRAPMLGNHPTRAGDFIANGGFKIGFGMAPKAGEVMADLILENRDEIPEGFRPEASL; from the coding sequence ATGGTGGATGTAACGGTCTATGGGGCTGGGATCTTTGGGCTTTCAGTCGCCTGGTCCTGTGTCAAACTAGGTGCCAAGGTGCAAGTGATCGATCCGAACGTCGTCGCTGCTGGCTCCTCTGGTGGTATTGTCGGCGCGCTGGCGCCTCACACGCCCGAGAATTGGAACGACAAGAAAGAGTTCCAGTTTCAAAGCCTTATCATGGCAGAGGACTATTGGGCTGACATCGCCGAGGTGAGTGGACAGTCCCCAGGCTACGCAAGATCAGGACGTCTACAACCCATCGCCGATCAGCGTGCTCACGATCTGGCGCTCAAGCGCCAACAAGGGGCGGCAGAACTCTGGCGCGGCAAGGCCATTTGGGAGATCAAACTTGCGGCCGATTTCGAAGATTGGTGCCCCCTAAGCCCCACAGACTTTGTCATTCTCGACACGCTCTCAGCCCGCATTCACCCGCGTCAGGCCTGCGAGGCTCTTGCTGCGGCACTTAGGGCCAAAGGCGTGGAGATCTCGCCGGATGGTGCGCCCAAGGGCCATATCGTCTGGGCAACGGGCTGGCGTGGGCTTCTCGAGCTTTCAGAGGAAACCGAACGCCCAATCGGCAATGGAGTCAAAGGGCAAGCGATCTTGCTAGAGCTCGATCGTGCGGATCTGCCTCAGCTCTTTGCCGATGCACTGCATGTGATCCCTCATGCGGATGGGACAGTTGCGATCGGCTCGACCTCCGAGCGTGACTTTGAGGATCCAAACGCAACAGACGCGCAGTTGGAAGAGATCTATCAGCGCGTGATAACCGCAGTGCCCGCTCTAAGAAATGCACCTATCCTCGCGCGCTGGGCCGGCGTGCGCCCGCGTGCAAAAAGCCGAGCGCCCATGCTCGGGAACCATCCCACGCGCGCGGGTGACTTCATCGCCAACGGTGGCTTTAAAATCGGCTTTGGTATGGCACCAAAAGCAGGCGAGGTAATGGCGGATCTGATCCTGGAAAACCGCGACGAGATTCCAGAAGGCTTCCGCCCTGAAGCCTCACTCTGA